AGACTGTGGAAAACGCATTCCTGTCCACATTTCCCAATTAGTGATTGAGCTTTGGATCACCATCGAACGATAGACTGGACCTAAAATAGTCGCCCCTAATCGCCAATGTGTACGGATCCACGGGTCAAAAGGCTCCCCCTGCGCATTTTTCCACGCACAGTATGAGTCAAAATCCTGTAATGGATATCGGTGCTTCAATGTTGGCCGTACAGGGACGATAATCGCTTTTGCCCCGTATGCTTTTGCGGCTTGTTTTAATGCATTGATCAATAAAGCGGGGATTTGATGGCCACGATATTGCGGGTCAACGGTTACAGATAACGCAGAAATATACGATTCACCACTGCCTTGATTTCCCATCGCAAAGTTGAAAATATCATCCCACCCCATCTCTGCCAGCTTAGTAAAATCATCATCTGACCATAAAAATGGTACGGAACGAATAATACCAATGACCTTTTCTTCGTCATTATCATTCACAGTAGCAATAAATTGAAACTGGCTATCTGGCTCACCATCAAGCCTTTCCCAATATTCATCACTAATGGCGGATTCGCTCATAAACTGTGGCCACAGTTTATCGAGAAATTGCTCGCATTCATTAAGAAGGTCAGGACGTTGTGCGTAACTGGATATGTTAATTAACATTTTTCTGCTCATCCATTTTTATAGGTTATTTTATTAAGCGATGCATTATAGGGAAATATTAAATTACGGTAGTTATTCGGACCGTAAAGAGACTTTAACTAAAATATTTTTACTAGGTTCCCCTTGCCACGATTTTGCCTGTAACGGAATGATCCCTTCATAAACACAATTTTCTAATACAAGATGTGGGTTATCTTTAGGCAAATATTCCAATTCTAGCCGAGAGAATTTATTCTGGGAACTACATGCAGCAGCTGTATTCATTGAGTTCGAAGCGCACTCTGTTTGGCGAGAAGCTCTGAAATTAACAAGGACTTCATCACCTAATGAATTCTTTAACAGCCCCTTTACCAGTGAGTATGCTTTTTCAGACCAGACCAAAGACAGAGGTCCCTGCCCGCGATACAAAGCAACAAACCCATAATAATCGTTGCCATTTACCGTGTAGCTTGTCGTATTTTTTTTATCTTGGCTAAGGTTCAATACCAACACTTCAGCACTTTCGATATCAAATGGCACCTCATAGGGGTCATAATGATCAAAAATCAGCCTAATAACATGGTTTTTAATGTTATGTGCATCATCAGATATTTTAAAAGTGAACCAACTTTTAGATATACCGTTTTTTTCAATAACAAAATCATAGAGTTTTAAGAAAACATCACCAGTGATATCACCTTGGAGGTGTCCTTGGTAATCCTCTTTGACTAAGCATGCTTTAAAGATAAGAGGAAATGTTTCATTTGTGATTAAATCGAGCGCCTCAACAGACACAGTTGAATAATTATCATGATTTTCTATTTTAACGGTATCGAAAGGCTGAATTCGGCTTCCTTCACTTAAAGATATTGGAATGAGTGTGTCGAATGAACTAATTGGCGTTAATTCGAGATTGGTTGATGCAATTTTTCCTAACCCAGTAATCGGGGTATTGCTCTTATCAATAAAATTGCCTAACTCAATATTCAGTTTTTGTGCCGAAACGCCAACATTGACACTCCCGCCCCCCCAATGTAATCCAATTATCTGATTACTGACTCTTGATATAACAGGAGAACCTGATGACCCCCCTTGAGTATCAGCATTGTGAACTATTTTGTTGCCATTATTTTCAACGTTTAATATCTCAGCAAATTTGCCATTTTTTATATCGCCAATATACATTGGGCGTAATCCACCATCACCATATTGTGGAACATAAATATTCTCACCTTTAACAGGATTATTATGGCTTAATGCAAGCCCACCAAATAATGCTTTTACATTAGAATTGACATAATCAAATTCATTTAATGTAAATAACGCATAGTCATTATCGCTAGAACTGATCCCTCGCTTTAATATTCTACCTGGCTTTAAACGAACCGGCTCAGTCACGGTAGATGTCGAACTACAAGTCTCATTAAACCAATTAAACCATATTTCGCCATTGATTAAATTAAGGTCACTCTCAACAACATGGTTATTAGTGAGTACATGATTTTCACTGCCAATTAAGGAACAAGACCCCCATCCACCAATTCGCGCTGCCGCACTTGATAACGCATACTCAGCAATTGGGCTTCCTTCATGACACATATAAGGTTTTCGTTCGTCTTGGCCGATAATCACTCTTGAGTTATTATCGTGCTCAATCGAATCTAGGAAAAACGAAAAATCATGTTCTACATCAGTAAGTAACGGTAATCTAACTCGAATATTCACGCCGCTACTTGGGATAGTCACTACCGTGTCATTTATCTGATAAAAATTTTCTCGTTGTATAACACTATCCCCGTATTCAAATTCAACATAACTATTTTGTGGCAGATGAATATTTGAGAAGTGCAATTTTAAAAAAGTCGAATGAGTACGTTCAACAAAAAAAGAGTGAATCTTTCCTTTAATATTATTTTTAATAACATCAATATTAATTTTCTCATTAAAATGTGCTAATTTATATACATCCATTATCAATCCCTTTCACTTAAAATAACAAAGATTATTAATAAATATT
The window above is part of the Providencia sp. R33 genome. Proteins encoded here:
- a CDS encoding GNAT family N-acetyltransferase, coding for MLINISSYAQRPDLLNECEQFLDKLWPQFMSESAISDEYWERLDGEPDSQFQFIATVNDNDEEKVIGIIRSVPFLWSDDDFTKLAEMGWDDIFNFAMGNQGSGESYISALSVTVDPQYRGHQIPALLINALKQAAKAYGAKAIIVPVRPTLKHRYPLQDFDSYCAWKNAQGEPFDPWIRTHWRLGATILGPVYRSMVIQSSITNWEMWTGMRFPQSGEYIVPNALVPVIIDVERQQGEYIEPNLWMLHPLSGSTC
- a CDS encoding trypsin-like serine peptidase, which translates into the protein MDVYKLAHFNEKINIDVIKNNIKGKIHSFFVERTHSTFLKLHFSNIHLPQNSYVEFEYGDSVIQRENFYQINDTVVTIPSSGVNIRVRLPLLTDVEHDFSFFLDSIEHDNNSRVIIGQDERKPYMCHEGSPIAEYALSSAAARIGGWGSCSLIGSENHVLTNNHVVESDLNLINGEIWFNWFNETCSSTSTVTEPVRLKPGRILKRGISSSDNDYALFTLNEFDYVNSNVKALFGGLALSHNNPVKGENIYVPQYGDGGLRPMYIGDIKNGKFAEILNVENNGNKIVHNADTQGGSSGSPVISRVSNQIIGLHWGGGSVNVGVSAQKLNIELGNFIDKSNTPITGLGKIASTNLELTPISSFDTLIPISLSEGSRIQPFDTVKIENHDNYSTVSVEALDLITNETFPLIFKACLVKEDYQGHLQGDITGDVFLKLYDFVIEKNGISKSWFTFKISDDAHNIKNHVIRLIFDHYDPYEVPFDIESAEVLVLNLSQDKKNTTSYTVNGNDYYGFVALYRGQGPLSLVWSEKAYSLVKGLLKNSLGDEVLVNFRASRQTECASNSMNTAAACSSQNKFSRLELEYLPKDNPHLVLENCVYEGIIPLQAKSWQGEPSKNILVKVSLRSE